The Chloroflexota bacterium genome has a window encoding:
- the cas2 gene encoding CRISPR-associated endonuclease Cas2, giving the protein MNAIIVYDIPDDRLRAKVADICLDYGLQRIQYSAFLGTLAPSRQEELLMKIKKRAGKKEANVQIFPICERCWAKRQVWVQKAKKKASPSGSAT; this is encoded by the coding sequence ATGAACGCCATCATCGTCTACGACATCCCCGACGACCGCCTGCGCGCCAAAGTCGCCGACATCTGCCTGGACTACGGCCTCCAGCGCATCCAATACTCGGCGTTCCTGGGGACGCTGGCGCCGTCGCGGCAGGAAGAACTCCTGATGAAAATCAAAAAGCGCGCGGGGAAAAAAGAGGCCAACGTCCAAATCTTCCCCATCTGCGAACGATGCTGGGCCAAAAGACAAGTATGGGTACAGAAAGCGAAGAAGAA